The window CGGCGGGCATCGACACCGTGCGCGTGCGGGCGCCGGGCGTCCCCGCGGCCGACCTCTACGCCCGTGACGGCGACCGGCGGTGGTGGCTGCGTCGACCCGCCGACGACTTGGCCCGCTCGCCGGCCGCGCAGCGCTACCAGGCCCACCGCGCCGATCGCCGGCGCGACGCCGACGGGACCACCTGGTACCGCGCCCGCGACAACTCCCTGCTCAACCTGCTGTCGCTGCTGGCGGACGTCCGGGTGCTGGAATTCCGCGACCCGTCGGCGAGCGCGGCGCCGCCGGCCGCCGGGGAGCTGACGGTGATCGCCAGCGGCGCGGACGGGCAGCGGCACGAGGCGGCGTTCGGCGGACCGGCCGGCCAGGAGCGCGTCCTCGGCCGCCGCGACGGCGGCCGCGCCGTGCTGGTCATGACCGACCAGCTCCTGCGGAACTGGCGGGCCGACCTCGCGTCGTCGCTGCACCTGGGGCTGCTGACCGCCACGCTGGCGGCCGCGGATTCGTTCGCCCTGTCGTCGCCGGGGCTCGGCGGGATCCTGACGGTGAAGTCCGGCGAGGGCTGGCGCGTGGCGCGGCCGTCCGGCCGTTCCCGGCTCGACGAGCTGGCGGGCGACGTCGTGGTGCTGTTCGACCGCGCGGACATCCAGGACGTCCTGCCGGCGTCGGCCGACGGACGCGACCCGCTGGCAGGCGGGTATCCCGTCAACGAGCAGACGGGCTGGCTGCCCGGCTCGGCGGCGGCGCCGGAAGCCGCGCTGTCCACCGTACGGTTGGGCGTGGCCGACGGGCGCGCCGCGGCCCTCCTGACGACCGTGGCTTCGGCGCCGGCAAGAGGAAGGGCGCCCGTCGGG is drawn from bacterium and contains these coding sequences:
- a CDS encoding DUF4340 domain-containing protein, with protein sequence MKFRPGLLPRGFWILLPILAAATVLYLRGGDRRDEPGGDRLFPFPLAEMSGCELYGPGRHVVLQRTARGWRLDGDVRDLPDPQSVERLIGTMQTSERSPEIAGAAGDPAYGLDGPDAWRLAVTTPQGSGAVTIGHRNPVTGHSYVRDEGDGRVYVVAAALPALLATLPDALRARDLWPLFEPAGIDTVRVRAPGVPAADLYARDGDRRWWLRRPADDLARSPAAQRYQAHRADRRRDADGTTWYRARDNSLLNLLSLLADVRVLEFRDPSASAAPPAAGELTVIASGADGQRHEAAFGGPAGQERVLGRRDGGRAVLVMTDQLLRNWRADLASSLHLGLLTATLAAADSFALSSPGLGGILTVKSGEGWRVARPSGRSRLDELAGDVVVLFDRADIQDVLPASADGRDPLAGGYPVNEQTGWLPGSAAAPEAALSTVRLGVADGRAAALLTTVASAPARGRAPVGGALFVVDPEILTSLRTFLLAAAEAP